The Pseudobdellovibrionaceae bacterium region CAAGGAGCCCCGTTTGCTTTTCCGTTTTCAAATCGAACTGTCGGATGTGGATCGCGGCGTCTACGAGACTCTGGATTTCCGCGTCGCTCAGCATCCCTCGGAAACTCATCCGTACCTGCTGACCCGCGTCCTGGCCTATGCGCTCGCGTACGAGGAAGGCCTTGAGTTCTCGGCGCAGGGACTGGGCGATCCCGAAGCGCCTGCCATCTTGAAATACGGCGCGCACCAATCCGTCGCCACGTGGATCGAGATCGGGAATCCCACCTCCCGCAAACTACATAAGGCGACCAAATCCGCGTCCCGTGTTTCGGTCTTCACCTACAAAAATCCCGACGTCCTGCGCGCGGATATCCAAGAGAACCA contains the following coding sequences:
- a CDS encoding YaeQ family protein, whose protein sequence is MPASSEESASLDPCGKEPRLLFRFQIELSDVDRGVYETLDFRVAQHPSETHPYLLTRVLAYALAYEEGLEFSAQGLGDPEAPAILKYGAHQSVATWIEIGNPTSRKLHKATKSASRVSVFTYKNPDVLRADIQENQVHRASEIEIVAVEPAFLDELSEALEKNNRWSLLVQSGQVDVTVAGRTHSTQLRQTHA